A genomic region of Raphanus sativus cultivar WK10039 chromosome 6, ASM80110v3, whole genome shotgun sequence contains the following coding sequences:
- the LOC108813708 gene encoding putative glycosyltransferase 7, which translates to MVSPEASHFQSSPMAKYAGARTRPFICYNDVVLFLGGAFMSLILVWSFFSFSNSPNLTFSISADKTDESTKCTRGIDMRYDPTDPVFYDDPDLSYTIEKPVKNWDEKRKRWLELHPSFIPGSENRTVMITGSQSGPCKNPIGDHLLLRFFKNKVDYCRIHGHDIFYSNALLHPKMRSFWAKLPAVKAAMIAHPEAEWIWWVDSDALFTDMDFSPPFHRYRSYNLVVHGWPGLVYDDRSWTALNAGVFLIRNCQWSMELIDTWTSMGPVSPDYVKWGEIQRSIFKDKLFPESDDQTALIYLLFKHKEEYYPKIYLEGDYYFEGYWLEIVPGLANITERYLEMEREDATLRRRHAEKVSERYGAFREERFLRGESGGKGSRRRPFITHFTGCQPCNGDHNKMYDGDTCWNSMIKAINFADNQVMRRYGFVHSDLGKTSPLQPVPFDYPDEPW; encoded by the coding sequence ATGGTCTCGCCTGAGGCATCGCATTTCCAATCATCTCCGATGGCAAAATACGCCGGAGCAAGAACCAGACCATTCATCTGTTACAACGACGTCGTTCTCTTCCTCGGCGGAGCTTTTATGTCTCTCATCCTCGTCTGgtctttcttctccttctcgaACTCCCCAAACCTCACCTTCTCAATCTCAGCCGACAAAACCGACGAGTCCACCAAATGCACCCGCGGAATCGATATGCGGTACGATCCAACCGACCCGGTTTTCTACGACGACCCGGATCTATCCTACACAATCGAAAAACCGGTTAAGAACTGGGACGAGAAGCGCAAACGTTGGTTAGAGCTACACCCCTCCTTCATCCCCGGTTCCGAGAACCGGACGGTTATGATAACCGGTTCGCAATCCGGTCCGTGTAAAAACCCGATCGGAGACCATCTGCTGCTCCGGTTCTTCAAGAACAAAGTCGACTACTGCCGAATCCACGGCCACGACATCTTCTACAGCAACGCGCTTCTCCACCCGAAGATGAGATCGTTCTGGGCGAAGCTCCCGGCGGTTAAGGCGGCGATGATCGCTCACCCGGAGGCGGAGTGGATCTGGTGGGTCGATTCCGACGCTCTCTTCACCGACATGGATTTCTCTCCGCCGTTTCACCGTTACCGGAGCTATAATCTCGTCGTTCACGGCTGGCCTGGACTTGTTTACGATGATCGGAGCTGGACGGCGCTAAACGCCGGCGTTTTTCTTATTAGAAACTGTCAGTGGTCGATGGAGCTTATCGACACGTGGACGAGCATGGGCCCGGTGAGTCCTGATTATGTTAAGTGGGGGGAGATCCAACGGTCGATATTTAAAGATAAGCTGTTTCCGGAATCGGACGATCAGACGGCTCTTATCTATCTGCTGTTTAAACACAAGGAGGAGTATTATCCCAAGATATACCTCGAAGGGGATTATTATTTCGAAGGGTATTGGTTAGAGATCGTACCGGGTTTAGCCAACATAACCGAGAGGTACCTCGAGATGGAGCGGGAGGACGCCACGTTGCGGAGGAGACACGCGGAGAAAGTGAGTGAGCGATACGGTGCGTTTCGAGAGGAGAGGTTTCTCCGTGGAGAAAGTGGCGGGAAAGGGAGTAGGCGGAGACCGTTCATCACGCATTTCACGGGGTGTCAGCCTTGTAATGGGGACCACAATAAGATGTACGATGGTGACACGTGCTGGAATAGCATGATCAAAGCCATTAATTTTGCTGACAATCAAGTGATGCGTAGGTATGGGTTCGTACACTCGGATCTAGGGAAGACGTCTCCTCTTCAACCTGTACCGTTTGATTATCCTGATGAGCCctggtga